The sequence below is a genomic window from Coffea arabica cultivar ET-39 chromosome 8e, Coffea Arabica ET-39 HiFi, whole genome shotgun sequence.
GTACTAAAGTAGGTTATAGCGAATCATGTGAAGAAACATGAACATTTTCGATGTTCGGTTCCTTTGACTCAAATAAAGCTCATATATTGGAATGAAAAAAATCAAGAGACAAATTAAAGCTCATGCTTCATATTGAAAAAAATACCACAGGTAATGGGACCTTACATACAGCCTCAGTCAATTTTTACTTGACGAAAATCACATCTTATTTTGATGAAGGCAAACAAAAATTCTTTTGAGTCaataagaaaaacagaaaagattCGTGTTAGTAGGTTCTCTATATCTTCAAAAGCACTTACCCAATTTATAGTTCCAGCAGAGACCAGAAGACCCTTTTCCTTGAATACTGGAAGAGATTCACCAGTGAGCATGGATTCATCCACAACACTTCGCCCTGCAAGTACTTTCCCCTGTATATACAATTTGAGATTTCCAATCAATATGTGCAGAATGTCAAATTAGCGTGCATGACAAGAAAGGGGAGCTTTACCCTGACATCTCAAAAAGCAAAACATGAAAAGAGGCAGTCAGTTGCAATTCTGCATATTTCTTATGGAAATCAAATGCAAATAAACCTTTTCTATTATTTTATGGTCTGTTACTCTTGAAAGAGAATATGGCATGGAGAGAAAAGGTTATGCAGATTCAACAATCCAGGCCGTCAACTTGCCCAATCCTCCTTGAGGTTGATTACAAGTATCAGACAACTGGATTAAATTAAAACCAATTCATAAACAACTACTACTTATTGCTTGGCTTCATACGTTCTTCATAttaaatacacacacacacacagtttTCTTGCATTACAGGTGACCAAAATTTCTAAGAGTACAAAGTTTAATAAGAAATCACACCATTCATAAAAGGGTGCTTGCATACATGATAGAAACCATTTGAAGTGGTATGAAATTCTAAAGTGGCAAAAACTCAACACAGAAACCAGAATTTACTTACATCCACTGGAATTGTTTCTCCAGGCAAAACCAGCACTGAGTCTCCAATTTTGATGTCATCAGTGGGAACTTCGATACACATTGCTCCAGTGCAGAGCACACTATCATCAGCAGACTCACTTCCAGAGGGAGCAATCACAAGGCGAGATTGAGTTGATACGAGTGACTGTACAAAAACTGACTGATCAGgaaaacttcaagaaaaaatgaatattcAAGTTTAGAAGTTGAAGTCAATCCAATATTCAGGATTTGATTTTCCTGAAATATGAATTGTCTATCATTAGAATTCAATAAAGCATGACATGGTCTTTCTAGTTTACGTTTATTAATTATACAAAGCCCTGTGCATCTAAATCTCCATGCCCACTCTAAGCAAACTAGTTTCCCACTGTGATTTTAACTTCTGATGCTAAAACTCACACTTCTTCTATGCATAAGTACTGTGATTGCAACAGCGAAGCTGGGTCTATAGAGTGTAACTTATATCCAGTCAGATGCTATGAGGATACGCACATGTAAAATGTCAGTTTCAGAGTGTTAGTCTCCTTCATCAGTGGTTAGTGAAGGAAAACATCAACATGTATTTTCCCACACATAATGCACTAGCATCATTTCGCATCAAGGATTCTACTCACTTAAAACATACGATTTTCAGGATGACTTTCTTTATGGAAATTCTCATAAGCATCATGTAGTGGCAAGAAATTTTGGTTATCTGAACCAAAGCATAGCATACCAGTAGCTCGTTCATGTCACTTGATGCCCTGATCCTCGCCCTTTCTTCTAAAGAGCGTCCCAATAGTACAAAACCAAGAAGCATGACCTGATTACTAAAAAATAACAAGGTTGACTGAGAAATTTAAACAAAAAGATCAAATGGAAAATATCATGGGACACTACTGCTAATTAAGGTTATTTAGCCAGGAAAATATCTAGGTTCAATGCTTCTTAATAATTATCTAGTGTTTTTGTGTGCACAGACATCAGAGGAAACATATAACCTAGAATTCCTCTATGACCATAATCTGAAATTCTGGATACTAATCAGTCCTCAAACTAGCAAAGTCTTCTGAAAATCAGACTGAGGCAATGAACTTAAATGATTAGACAAAAATAAGTACATATCAAAGATATTCTTaaaggagaagaaaaggaaagagacaACAAAACAAACCGGTTCATCAAAAAATGATGCATCCCATTCTAGTTCAGGGTTAAGTAGTGAGACCTGCAAAAAAGAAGAGCTTGTGAGATGTAGACAAATAATGAATAAAATTGACACTAGTTCTCTTTGAAGAACTTCAGACAGGCAACGACTAGATTCTTACCATGCTAATGGCAAATGCAGCAATAGATCCAAAACCAACAAGAGAGTTCATATTGGGCGATCCCTTTCTAAATGCTCTCAAACCATCAAAAAGCAAGTCTGACACAGAATTTCATCAATAGTGAAGTGAATAAATTGGAGTTCTGAAGAACTACTAACAAGCCAACAATttgtaccccaaaaaaaaaaattgtagacgTTGAGAACAAGGATCATACTTAAGCAATGAAATTCCGATTGATATTCAGGCAAAGATTGTTTGAAATCTTGTTTAGGTCCACAAGACAATGATTGTAGTACTAGATTCTATTGATGAAGATTAGCAAATCATAGAGGAGTCATGTCCAAGGTCCAAGAAAGATTCTTTCAATCTAAATAACATTAAAAAACAATAGAATGTGATCTCCGTGGTCCTATACTTTAATGTACACCTTGTTTCTCATAGCACTCTTAATTTAAAATTTACTACGGCTGTGTTTGGTTCTATACCAGAACTGGAATTGAGTTAAAATTTAGAACTGCAACATGTAGCATTGTAGCTTAATGTGAAcattccatgattccaaattcaATCTAATTTTTACTGTGAAAGAGAACCAACAAAGAAAGCCTAAATAAATTCATTAACTCAAACATGACCAATTTCACAAATGATCACACTGtgtaaagaaaatgaaaagaacgTCTAAATTTCTCTGTCCAAAGAAAGCGCCATGGTGAGAGAAATTTCAATTAAGattaaaatgcaataaatggACAATCAAACCAAAAACTGAAAACAATACAAAAAGACAAGTGGCATTGACAGCTTtaataaggaaaagaaagattCGGGAAGCTAAAAGAGAATTAAATGCACTAACCTCGTCCAGGTCCCAATAAAGCTCCCAATGCCAAACCACATTTGACGTAAGAATTATGCAACGCCTCAAAAACAGACCCTGTTCCACATTCTCAACATCAAAAACTCGACTTTTTTCAAGCATCTGCTTGCAATATTTAACGATTGCAAAATACAAAGacagaaatttgaaaaatttgctcTTACCATGAGCAACATGAATGCCCAGGGAGTGCAATATGTGCGAAGCGTGGGCTCCACAGCACAAAGCCACCAGCGTCCAAGCAAACGCCACCCGATTTCTCGATTCCAGAAGCAAAGCCTCTTTCCTGGCCACCATCtctctccatttcttcaccttCTCTTGAATTCCCAGCCCCGACTCCCTCATCTTCGTCGGGAATCCACACTGGGTCAGCTTCTCAGCGAACTCCTCCCCGGCCGGCAGCTCCGCCGCCTTCTTCAACTTGATCGCGGCCGTCTCGGTCAACATGTTGACCACGACGGAGTCAACACGGTCATCGGATGACAGAATTGACTTGACGCGTGACACGCACGCCCCGCACATCATCCCCGTGACATCGAGGAGCACCGTCGAGTTGGGCTCTCCGTCTCCGTCTGGCCTGACGCTCTCCGTCAACGGAGCCTTGAAGTCGACGGCCTTGGCGAAAACAGAGAGAGTAGAACGGCGTCGGTTGGGGAAATTGGGAGAGAGCAGCTTAAAAGGATGCTGAGATGCAGCATTGCGACGCCGTTTCTGAAGGAGTGGAATGTAGGAGCTACTAGAGCAGGAGGAGGAGTAGCGGTAAGAAGGGTGCGGAGGGAGTGAGAGAGGGAGGCAGAGAAGATCAGCAGCTGACGCTGACGTCATCATTGTCCGAAAACCAGACGAGGAAATGAATGAATGTAAGAAAGAGCTGAGagaaagaaatcagaaatttgaaGGCGTGAATTAGATCACTATTAAAAATTAATCCAAGTGTTTAATAGCCAGATAGGAGAGAGAGagctgagtttgtttggataagagtttatttggatgatttatttgagataattactgtagcactttttgtgatgtgatgtatgtgagagaaaaaggtgattggaaagataaaaaggtgattgagatTTGGGAAGTAAATTATTTTGTGGTAAAttatctcaatccaaacaaactcagctagtgagtttgtttggataagagtttatttggatgatttatttgagataattactgtagcatttttgtgatgtgatgtatatgagagaAAAATatgattgggaagataaaaaggtgattgggatttgagatttgtgaaataaattattttgtgGCAAAttatctcaatccaaacaaacaaagtGTTTTTCTTCGACAACTTTGCATGGCCAAGattggataatttttttttaatataaaagttTGGATGGATTCAACTTCAGTCACTGTTGCAGGTCAGGACATACCATTCATATCATAAGTCGTTTAGAAAGGTTCTTACAGATAGTCTACCAACACAGTTCTCGCTTGAGTCGCAGGAGTCAGATGACTTTTTATGAAAAAGTGCTTCATTCTGGCAAATTAAATCAACTTATGTTAGTTAAAGTAGATAAtccaaaagttgccggcttttggatTGACTTCTGGGATTAAGGTTTAGTTAGTCAAATTCCGTTTCCGGAAGAAGAAGTTAAAGTAGATAATATAATACTAATACAAAAATGTGTTTTAGAGTGGATAATATCATACTAATACAAAATGAGTTTTGATGAGTAGGATGGCATGATTAACACGTGAACAAAATTGTGGTGGAAAGGAATTAAATATAGAAATAAATGATGGACAGAAATGGTTGGTGGTGACTGGAGGTCAATGGTGGCGGGTGGGAAAATTGGTGTGGTGGTTTTTTGGAATCCAAAAAAGTGCTGGTCCATATACCATAAAAAAATGTGTAACccccttttattttttattgattgcctctttttttttttttttttctttaaagggTTAGTTAAGTTGTGAAGGGCATGGGGCATATAAGGTTGAGTAATTTGGTATGGTTGTGTTTGATTGCTGTACTTTTTGTAGCATGTAATATGTGCTATGCAAATAAAATTCACACTTTTAtacataaatttttaaaaaataaaagaaatgcaaaattcAATTGTACAGCAAAATGATACAACTGTACATCAAAACATGTTTCCCCAAGTTCGATTTTCTTTCTAGGATCAATCGCAAATCTCTAAATGCAAAGATTGCAAATCTCATTTTCTCGACTTCTTTGGTTGATCTCGATTAGTATTTAGAGACGTTGCGAAATGAATGAAGCTAATAAATGTTTCAAATCCTCCCACAAAAGTATTTTGCATTGATATTTGTCTTGGGCCAAAAACACATTTGAATTTGAATGGATATAATTTAAAATAAGGCAAATTTCAATGTGTGTGCAAATTTAGTGTGATTTTGCATATCATTGTAATGCGTCTGATAAAATTGtagtgcgtttgataaaattgaagtttgaaaactgaaattgaatccattaaattattgaattgttaaaatattaaatctaatatatttggGTGTATGTCACAcgttcagtgataagtgaataacttatcactttttttttagaGCAAGTTTTgcttagaaaattcagtgctacttaattaattcagatgttcaattttttgttatcaaacgcgTCTAAACATGTTGAGATCTATATTCATTAAATTAAGTGCtaaattgagttatcaaacaagGGCCTCAGTATCTATTTTTGAATATCTTACTTGAATTGTCAATTATTATTTGCATATAttatcaacacatttttcaatctccttttatttcacatacGTCACATCGAAAAAATGTGCtacaacatattttttttcaaaaaattgtcccaaataatctactagggaaaatcgccaatttcgtctctaaactttttttttctgtcaatTTAGTCCCGATACATTATTTATAACCAATttaatccctaaacttatatttcGCTTCCAATCAAGGAGCTTAGCGGCGGAGCCACCGCACAATTTCCTTCAAGCTCCCAATTGAGCAACCCAgaaggggtattttaggaacTTCCATTCCGAAGCCATTAACCAAAATTAACCGAAACAAAAGTTTCATAAGAAATACCCACTCAAAAcccaaaatgaaaacaaaagaatttcttGCTCAGCTCTCATAGAAGAGGGGTGGCGGCCTTCAAGCCTGGCTCTTTCTTTGCCGTCTGGTTCTCCCTCATCGCTGCTCAGATCGCCTTCTTCTTCAGCTCCTCCCTCCTGCTCTCCACCTTCAATTCCGTCTCCCTCGGTCTCCTCGCCTCCTTCGCCTGCGCCCTTACCAATTTCTTGATAGGGGTCTTGGTCTCCCTCCAATTCAAGTGGATCCAAATCGAGTATCCCACCATCGTCCTGGCCTTGGAGTACCTCCTGTTCGCGTGCGTTCCCATCATGGCTTCCTCCATCTTCACTTGGGCCACAGTCTCGGCCGTCGGAATGGTCAACGCCTTGCGTTTTCTACTGGATTTTCTCCATCCCCCGTGTGTCGTCGTTCAAGATGAAGCAGGAGGTCAGCTACCATGGAACTGTAGACACCGGCTGGAGCCGTGGGTGGACCCGCTCTACTTCGGTAACTTGATCCAGAGCATCCCAACCGTGGCTTGAGTGGAGGAGCTGCTGGGCAACGACCCGTCCTGGGGTGCGGATCGGCTGCATCGAAATGTGTTGGCGCATGACGATTCCATGGTGCGACGGGGTTTCGAGGAATGGGAGAGTAATCCAAGGCTGTTTCCGCTGGGGAACTTTGACGGCGCGATGATCACCATGGGAAGCTCCCCAAGCTCCCCAAGGTTTCCAATGTATGATAATGATTTTGGGTGGGGACAACCCATTGCAGTGCGAAGCGGTAGGACCAATAAATTTGACGGCAAGATCTCGGCATTCCCAGGGCGTGAAGGAAATGGGAGCGTCGATCTGGAAGTTGTTTTAGCACCAGAGACTATGGCTGGACTTAAGAAGGATGTGGAATTTATGCAGTATGTATCCTCAATCCTGACCGACTCAATTCTAGTGACTCCTCCAGAGGCGCCTCCTTCTCCGTGCACCTGCATCATGAATATTGGACAAAATTTAAACACCCTTAAACGGATGCAGGATTGCAGCCaaatttcctcctccaaaacagaaaaaaaaaaccttagtCGAGAAGGAGAGAACaaataaaagatttttttttgtttgaaaaaaaaattaccgaAGAAAAAGACGTACTATAATATAGGAATAGTAGTATACAATATCTGCAAATGGTTGAGATCTCAAGCGTGGTGCGTTGAAAAGACAAGAACTTTAATTTTTGTTACGGGCCCACCATTGAAATTCCAAAAATACCCCTTCTGGGTTGCTCAATTGGGAGCTGATGGAAATTATGCGGTGGCGCCGCCGCTAAGCTCCTTGATTGGAAGCgaaatataagtttagggattaaATTGGCTATAAATAATGTATCGGGATTAAATcgacagaaaaaaaaagtttagggacgaaattggcgattttccctaatctactatccaaacaTACTAAGGGGGCGTTTGGTAAGAGGGTATCGGATTCGGGGAATGGAATGAACCCCATAAATGGTGTTTGGTTCACTGGAATGGGAATTGAAATCttggaatgatttctaaaaatttggtgtttctCCATTCCCAAGTATTTTGGTGGGTTTTGTCCGATTCCCAAGTTtgattccaagaaacaaatccaattacatattataattatacaatgatataattaatatttatatatattatatttattatatattataatatatacatatatataatatattataattataatattagtacattatataaatatatattataattatttagttaaatataattatatttatataatatatattataaatttattaatattatataataatatatttataatatatatgtatatctataaatgtatattatatgtgcatataattaaaataaatacatgtatataatattaataaattatataattataattatatttattattttaaatataataatatataataactaTATCTAATTAATatgcattatatttatataaatattagtacaattaatatttatatattatataattatatatttatatttatattataactttcatataattataattaattatatataatatttaatttaattagttacaaacttataataatgatattattatattatataattatatattataattatttagttaaatataattatacttatataatatatattataaatttattaatattatataataatatatttataatatatatgtatatttataaatgtatattatatgtgcgtataattataatatatacatgtatgtaatattaataaattatataattataataattattattattttaaatataataatatataataacaactatatttaatatgtaatatatattacatttatataaaatatttgtataattaatatttgtatatattatataattataattgtatatttatattataacatttgtatatttatatttaattatatatataatatttaatttaattagttacaaacttataataataataatattagttatatatattatataatgtatattaatttgtgtaatataattaatattatcaattatactaataattatacatgtttactaatagaaattattaatcagttagactaaatttactaatacatttatactaatatatttaattagtaaaaatttcttatatctcatttacaaagagccaataactatcatttacaatgtgatttataatatatttattatattccattccgaaagagtcgacgaaccaaacatcaactatagtaaCGATACACATTCCAGGTACTTGAACCAAACAAATGTATTGGAATGAATGacctcattccaaacccaagatATCCGATTCCGAATCCGAATCCAATTCCGATGTGCGAACCAAACGCCACCTAACTATATGTATCATACTGCAATTGGCATTGGTTAAGACAGAGGCCCGGGTTCCCATTTGAAGAACGAAACACGGCCCACTTTCAGCTGGTCTGCTTCTCCAAAAGCGTAACGTAGAGCATCCGATAAATACCACGCCTTCTTGCATAGCAGTAAAGCGGCGGATCAATGCGACGCCGTCCGGACTCGCCCATTTCTACAGACAACAGCCTACCCCGGCACCTTATCTTCTAAAGCTCAAATTCCACATTTTTCagtgcaaaagaagaaaaaagtatggcttcttcttcttcttcttcggaCAATCCATTGTCAAAAGATACAATGtcgaaggaagaagaaagatttGCAACGAAAAAATCCACCCCAAATTGTCTAACATTACTACCCTTTTCAGCTCCCCCGCATTTCAGGCAACCGGCTCCTCCACATTTGAAGCCAAACCTACAGTTACTAAAAGTAGCAGCGACCCACGTTGCCACTCAACTCCATGATTCCATTCTCATATCTGCTGATAAATTCCTCAGCATGCTGCATGGTTTAGCTTCGCAGAATCCCCTTCTCTGCAGACTTCTATCGTTTTCTTCTCATCTCCAAAGTTTCAGCTCCCAGGTATGTGTTCTGTATTTTTCTTCTGTTCTTTTTTCACATTGTAAATTTGTCCATAGAAGCATTTGAGTGTGGGAAACAATAACTGTTTATTGGCTTTCGTCATTGGGTTACTGGAGCAAAAGTTGAATAAAACCAAATGAAAAGATTCAAACTTTAGTCTGAATGGCCGGTTGGAAGGCAGGATTTTTGCAGGAGTATGAACATTTGTTTGTCAACAGCAGGAATATTTGATGTgggttgcttttgtttttcttttttccttttttttgtgttttatgtAGTTTACTTATTTGACATGCCTCAACTTTGGGATCATCACGGTGAAATCTGGTCGAAAATGTGCGTTCTTTGTTCTTGAAAATATGTGGATTAAGCATGATGGGGTAGATTGGTTGACTGAGATTTTAGGGCAGTGTAGATTATGCAAAATCGTATTACTTAGGATGGCTAGATGATGAAATTTATGGTGGGATTAAAATTTGGAATATCAGAAGGCTAAGAGAAAGTTGAGAAAGACACTAGTAAGTTTTTGTCTACATTACATTGAGATTCATCAGTCATTCTCGATAcccaaaaagacaaaaaaaagagaCTTTTCATCCCCCTTCTACCTGCCTGCCCCGCTTGCCCCTCCCATCATCCACTCCCTCCTCTCCTTTAATCCAAAAGTGTCTCCCCTCTCAGCAATACATTCCACATAGATCATTCCTCTTGAACATTTTTCTCTGACTTGTTCGATGaggttttattttgattaatgTTGTCATAGTCGTAACAAGTGATTCAAAGGACAAATTAATGAAAACACTGGAGAAAGAATAGTAGTCAGAGGATGAATGAATACAATGTTGAGAAGAAGAAGGATCTGAGAGGGATTTGTTGTGACTTCTTTATGCCTATGAAGCATGATTTCTTTGTTGTGCAATAGAAAAACCAACAGCCCTTAGTTTCTGGTATATAGTAGTAGTGTTAATAATCAGAGCTCAGAATGCAGCTCATATTGTTCTTATATTGTTGCCTCTTTGGCAAAGCCGAAAGAGAAAGACGGAAAATGAGAAGAAGGGTATGAAAAATTGAATCTGGAGAAGACAGAGGAAGCGATCAAAGTGTGCTTGTTTTAAGGAGAAGAGGATTTTGGTAGCATTGACTTCCCTAGTTTAGGAAGACAAATAGAAGGACCAATAATTAATGTAAATTGGATTAGAAACCTCTGTTATCTAATCCTTTATCAGTTGGATGGGAATGCAGACTGACTTATTTGTGTTCTGTGTCCAGGCATTAGCTGTATGATTTTAGCCTTAACATGTAACAAATGTCAAGGCTAAAAAGGAATCAGATGAACATTATTTTGTCTGACTAACAAGATACCTCTGCTTTCCCTCTTTGTACTGCTTGAAATATTGATTACTGGAGTAGATAGTTTGAACGACATATTTTAACAATAACAGCTTGTGCAGTTACTTGGTGTATAAAAAGTCCTGCTCCGAGATTCAGTCAAACACGTTTTAAAATATCTGTGTTTGTTATTAATGTTTTTGTGTTCTTTACCCCTTTCAGTGTATTGGAAAATGTCGTTGATAGTGGAGTATCTTTGTGGCCACTGAACTTATGCATCTGATTCTACTTTACCTTACAGATGCGGTGCAGAAACTATGGACATTTGGATGCCCGGTCCAACCATAACTTTGCAGCCGTCTTACTTGGCGATTCGGTTGCTGGAATTGTGGTTACTAATGGGATTCTGAATTTCCTGAACATCTATAATACATTATTAATTGTTAGGCTTGTTTTGACCTGGTTTCCTAATGCTCCTCCAGCTGTTGTTAGCCCCTTGAGGTTTGTCTTACTATTTTACTTCTTCTGAATGCTTTTAAACTTATTTCACTACACCAACGTGATATATTTGACATCATATTCTTGGTGCATCACATGTTGGATTATAAGTATTAAAAACAACCATGTCATAATCTGAATTCTTAAACTTCATGCCAGTATCTCTGGTAAATTTTTGTCGAAATATGGTACAATTTGTGCATGCCTGTGATTGCTTTTCCTTTGAGTTCATTATCTCTGGAAACTGATATGTGGCTTAATTCTGGACGAAAGAAAATCATTTGGCTCATATACGTGTACCATAACATAGATAAATTAACAACTTGAATGTTGATCTAGTCCTTGCTAGAGGTATCCAATATTTCATTTGCAGGACCATTGGAAGTGCGACAAGAAAATATTAAGTAGTTAAGGTTCATTAGTTGACTCAAAGGGTCTAACAAAATGTTGTCTTTTCTTCTTGACTTGTATAATGACAATAGTGAGCCCTTTTTTCCCCTTAAAATAACATCTATAAGCATTTGAAGCCCTTACGGGTGTGAACCATGTGAATTCTGCTGCAGAGGCAGATCATGAGATTTAATAATTACTGCTTAGTGATTTCTTCCCCTCTTGAACAAGGAGCAAAAATATCTTTGATCTGTAATGTGCAGAATGGCCTTCTTGTACTTTTCTGGTGTCTAATTACAAACTTTTTGTGGTACTATTGTATCCATCCAATTGTATGACAAAATGTGAATCATGCTTCTTGTGAACATTATAAATCAATTTGAGCATGTTGTCTCGACAATTGCTTATTTCTTTCAGCACCATATGCGATCCCTACTTGAACATATTTCGTGGGATTATTCCACCACTTGGAGGGACTCTGGACCTTTCACCTATATTAGCATTCCTTGTTCTGAATGCTTTTACCAGTACAGCTGCCGCACTTCCTGCTGAACTTCCCCCTACAGGAGTTTCTGAACGTCTGCCATCTCGCACAACAGTATCACCCTTTACGACATCACAGAAGAAATGGATCAGAAGACTTTCCAGTGTCAAGTCAAAAAACTCATCTGGTGAAAATTGAATCAATTCATTAGGCCTCAATTGATTCTGTCCTGTTACAAGAGGAGTCGTGCTGTAGGAtactttgattttgcttaatattCATGTATAAGGTACAAGAAATCCTTGACTTTCACGCTCAGAAATGTAAATTTGCTTATATGCATCAGATTATTCTCTCCTGTGTTCATCAT
It includes:
- the LOC113703029 gene encoding ylmG homolog protein 2, chloroplastic, with protein sequence MASSSSSSDNPLSKDTMSKEEERFATKKSTPNCLTLLPFSAPPHFRQPAPPHLKPNLQLLKVAATHVATQLHDSILISADKFLSMLHGLASQNPLLCRLLSFSSHLQSFSSQMRCRNYGHLDARSNHNFAAVLLGDSVAGIVVTNGILNFLNIYNTLLIVRLVLTWFPNAPPAVVSPLSTICDPYLNIFRGIIPPLGGTLDLSPILAFLVLNAFTSTAAALPAELPPTGVSERLPSRTTVSPFTTSQKKWIRRLSSVKSKNSSGEN